Part of the Halopseudomonas maritima genome, CCTGGGTCGGCCGATTTTCGTACCATTTCTTATGACACCTACGGGGTGCTGCTGCCCAAACCTGAAGTGCAAACTGAAGTGAGCGACCGTGAGGCGATGCCGACCCGGCAGCTGCTGCGCGAGCAGGGGCTGGATGAGCGCGCCGAGCTGCAGTGGCGCATCGCGATTCCGCTGCTGGTGCCGATTGTCGCCTTCTTTGCCGTGCCCTTGGCGCGGGTCAATCCGCGGCAAGGACGTTTTCTCAAGTTGCTGCCGGCGATTCTGCTGTATATGTCCTATCTGGCGCTGCTGATCAGCGCGCGCGGCTGGATCGAGTCGGGCAAGCTGCCGCCAGCGCTGGGTCTGTGGTGGGTGCACGGGTTGTTTCTGCTGATCGGGGTTGTGCTTAACCGCGAGGCGCTGTTTGGTGCGCGCCAGGCGCAGGGAGGTCAGCATGCGGCGTCTTGATCGACATATCGGCAGTGCGGTGTTGCTGGGCATTCTCGCCGTTCTGGCGGTGATTCTCGGGTTGGACCTGCTGTTCTCCTATATCAACGAGCTGGATGATGTCGAGGGTGGCTACGGCCCTTTGCAGGCGCTGGTCTACACCTTGCTGTCGCTGCCTGGGCGGGTGCACGAGCTACTGCCACTGGCGGCACTGGTCGGCTGTTTGGTGGGGCTAGGCACGCTGGCCAGCAACTCCGAGCTGACCATCATGCGCGCCTCTGGCGTATCCATCACACGCATTACCCTGGCCGTCATGAAGCCATTGTTATTGCTGATGCTGTTGGGCGTTGGCATTGGCGAATACATTGCGCCCTACACCGCCAACCTGGCGGAAAGCCGCAAGGCGATTGCCGAGGGCAGTGATGAGGCGTTGAAGTCGAAGGGCTTGTGGCACCGTGAGGGTAATGACTTTCTGCATATCAACGCGGTGCAGCCCAACGGTGTGCTCTACGGTATTACCCGCTATCGCTTTGATGATCAGCGTCGCCTGCTGGAGGCCAGCTTTGCCAGCCGCGCTGCGGTGCAGCAAGACGACTGGCTGATGGAAGACGTGCGCTCGACCCACTTTGCCGATACCGGCGAAAGCTCGGTGACCGTCAATCTGCAGGAACGCTGGGATGTGCACCTGTCCCCCGAGCTGCTGCAGGTTGTGTTGCTGGAGGCCGACGCGTTGCCGTTGACCGGTATCTGGCGCTATCAAACATATCTGGCCGAGCAGGGCCTGAATAACCAGAGCTACTGGCTGGCTTTCTGGAAGAAGCTGTTCCAGCCGCTGGCGACGGCGGTGCTGGTGTTTGTGGCGGTGTCCTTTATCTTTGGCCCGCTGCGCTCGGTCACCATGGGCCAGCGACTGTTTACCGGGGTGCTGGTCGGCTTTGTGTTCCAGATTGTTCAGGATCTGCTGGGTCCGTCCAGCCTGGTATTCGGTTTTTCGCCGCTGATCGCGGTCTTGCTGCCTATCGTGCTATTGCTGGTGCTGGGGGCCTGGTTGATGCGGCGCGCTGGCTGATGCGGCTTTTTGCCAGCATTTTTCGGGTATAGGGGGTGACCCGCCGTTCCCGCTAGGGCATGCTTGCCGGGCTGACGTTCGACAGGAAAGCAGGATCGCTCCGTCCGATGCTCAAGGAAACCCCGCCGTTTAGCGTGCTCTCTGCCGGTCTGGCTATCGCGCTACTATTATTTTTTCTGGCACTGCATGTGGCTTCTGGCCAGCCGTGGCTGGGATTCACTGCTGTGCCCTCGTCAGAGGGTGTGCGCATTACCCGGGTCGACAGTGACGGGCCGGTTGCTGGTCAGCTGCAAGATGGTGAGGTGCTGCTGGCTCTGCGTAGCAGTGCCGGCACGCTGGCGCTGGAAAGCTGGGATGCGGTAGCTGAGCCCGACGACGCACGCGAATTCGCCGTTTATAACCGTTTCTTCGCGCGTCACGCCCAGCTATGGGAGATCCTGCATGGCCACGGAGTGCAGTTGCGGGTGCAGCCAATTGCTGTCGACAGCGGTCCGCCCGCTGCAGCCCGCTGGGTCAGCGTGCAGCCGGAGGCCGCGCGCGGACTGACCCAGCTGCCGATGCTGTTCTGGTATCAGGTGGTTTGTGGCCTGGCGATCCTGTTGATGGGCGTGGCTGCCTGGGCCTTTGTGCAGACCGAGCGCGGCCCGTTGCTCTACGCCCTGGCGGGGTTGGCCATTGCTGTGGCGATTATCGCCAGCGCGGTCTACACCACGCGCGAACTCACGTTGGCGCCGGAGTGGTTCCTGTTGCTCTCGCGGGCCAACCAGGCGGGGGCCATGCTGTTTGCCGGCACCGGCACCGCCCTGTTTTGGTATTACCCGCTGCGGCTGGGCCGCTTTCCCTTTGAACACTTCATGTTGCCGGTGGTGTTGGCCACGCTGGCTGCGAACTGGCTGCAGTGGTGGCCGAACCTGGATTTTGCCGCACGTTATCCGCTGCTGGCGTGGTTTGCCGTGGATATCCTGTTTGCCTGCATTCAATGGCGCTGTACGCGCTATGAGCCGGTAGCGCGGGCGCGCCTGAAATGGCTGTTGGCCGCCTGGTTTGCTGGCGCCTTCGGGTACTTGCTGCTGGTGATTTTTCCGCAGGTTGTGGGGCACGCCTCGGTCGCGCATCAGACCCATGCTTGGGCCTTTTTCGTTCTGACGTATCTAGGCATTGCCCTGGGCATCGTGCGTTATCGACTGTTTGATCTGGATCGCTGGATCCTGCTGGCCTGGTTCTGGTTTGCTTTTGGTGTGCTGTTTATCGTGCTGGACGCGTTTTTGATCCTGTTGCTGGATCTGGAAACCAGTATGGGGCTGCTGATTTCCCTGGCGGTGGTTGGCTGGGTGTACTTGCCGATTCGCCAGGCCTTTCTGCTCTGGCTTTCGCCTGACAACCCGCGGGGGGCGCTGCATCAGCGGCTGCCGCACATTCTGCAGCAGGCATTCGAGTACCAGCGGCCCATCGCGGCGCAGTGGCGTAATGCGCTACAGGAGATTTACGACCCGCTGCGGATCGAGGCGAGTGCTGAAACCGTCAGCCAGCCGCAGATTCGCGACAACGGCCTGCGTCTTGCCGTACCGGCTGTCGCCGATGGCGCGGCGCAGGTCCTCAGTTACGCCAACGGCGGACGTCGCCTGTTTGACCGCAAGGATCTGGTGTTCTGCCAGCAGGCGCTGACGTTGTTCAGCTATGCCCAGCAGTATCACCACTCCTACCAGACCGGGGTGATCAGTGAGCGACAGCGGGTAGCGCGCGATCTGCATGATGATGTCGGTGCGCGACTGCTGTCGGTGGTTTACCGCGCGCAGGGCAGCGACGAGCTGCAGCAGCTGGCACGTGACTGTCTGCGCGAGTTGCGGGAAGTCATTCAGGGGCTGCAAAAGGGGGGGGTGCAGCTGCAGCAAAGTTACGCGCGCTGGCAGGCAGAGGCCCGAGAGCGCTGCCGCCTGTTCGGGCTGGAGCTGGATATGCAGCTGGACCCGGATGCGCGTACCTGGCAGTTGAGCCCGCGCATCGAGCGCAATTTGTCACGCATCCTGCGTGAGGCGTTTTCCAATACGTTCAAACATGCGCAGGCGTCGGGCGTGCAGGTGCGGTTGACGTTGGCCGACGAGTGCGTGGTGCTTGAATACCAGGATGATGGAGAGGGGTTGTTGGCGGATCGGCTGGAGGGGGATGGTGCTGGCTTGAGCGGCATGCGACAACGCTGCGAGGAGTTGGGAGGGGAGATCGTCTGGTGGACCCCGCTGCAAGGTGGGTTGGCCATACGCTGTGAGATTCCGTTGGGAGGCGGACAGCAGACATGAAGCACATACTTATTCTGGAAGACCTGAAGGACGCCCAGCACTGGCTGGCGGCAGCTACGCAGCGTGCCTGGCCTGAGGCAGAGATTGTCTTCTGCGCCACCTTGAGAAGCGCGTGCAAGGCGCTGGACGAAGGTGCCCCGCAGCTGTGTCTTGTTGACCTGCAGTTGCCCGACGGCTCCGGTGTGGACTTTATTCGCCAATGTCGTCAGCAGCATCCCGATGCGCAACTGGTAGTGGCCACCATGTATGACGATGATCTGCACCTGTTTCCTGCCTTGCAGGCCGGTGCCAATGGCTATCTGCTGAAGGAGGACCCGCAGGAACAGATTGCCAGTGCGCTGTTGGGTATCGTCAAGGGGGTGCCGCCGCTGTCACCGCAGATTGCCCAGCGCATGCTGGGTTACTTTCAGCAGGTGCCTCTGGAAGTGGCTGAGGAGGCGCGTAAGCGCGACCTGCCGGAGGCCGACAGCGCAGGGCTGTTGAGCGCCCGTGAGCAGGAGTTTCTGCTGGTAATTGGAAATGGCTACAAGACCGCGGAAGCAGCAGAGATGCTGGGTGTCAGCTATCATACGGCGGCCAAACACATTAAGAATATCTATGCCAAGTTGGGTATCAGCAGCCGCGCGCAGGCGGTGCAGGAAGCGATTCGACTTGGCCTGATCAACTAGCCCAAAGCAGAACGCCCGGCAGGAGCCGGGCGTTCTGGGTCTTGCGGGGGGACGATTACTCGTCGCAGTTGGTGCACACCCCGATCATCATGCCGCTGAAATCGCCACCGTCGGAGTTCTCGCCGCTGGCGCTGAGCACGATCAGGCGCTCGCCTTCCTGGACGTAACCGTCGGCGGTGAACGTCAGTTGGCCACCATCGTTGTTGTCTTGCACCGCTTGCAGCTGCAGTGCGCCCTCGTCGAAGTCCGTATCGAACGCCAGGTTCAACTGCTCGTTGACGCTGGAGTCGGTAAAGCCGGACTCGGTCACCTGCTGCCAGTGCCAGGCGGCGCTCATTTCGGCGTTGCCCTCGGCATCAAAGCGCAGGCTGCCAGCGTTCAGGCGGGTTGGCTCGACCAGGCCTGTTTCGGCGTACATGCCGATCGCCATCAGGCGGTATTGGCGGTTCGCCAGGTTGTTGGTGCTGGCGGGTTTAACGGCCAGCAGCATTTGGCGGAAGTGCTGTTCGCCATCGTTTTCTTCGATCGCACCATCGAGCACCTCGGTGCCTTCAACGCTCAGCAGTAGCGTGCGGCCATCCGGTGAGGCATATCCTTCCAGCTCGCCATCGAGCACCAGCTTACCGTCGCTGGCCACGCTGAGCGGGAAGCTACCACTTTCGCCGACATTCGGGTCATCCCAGTCCCAGCCTTCATCGCCCTGGCAGGCCTGATAGGTGAAGCGATTGAACTGGTAGGTCACTGTGTGGGGATAAATCTCGAGGTTGCGGCGACCCTGCTCGCAGTAGCTGCCCTGTGCGCCATCGATATCGAGCAGGTTGTTGTACACGTAGATGTCCAGGTCGCTGGCACCGGCTTCAAACAGCAGCTCGATAACGCCGTACTTGCCGTCTACCGTGGGCATCTGGCTGGCGCGGCGCAGCATCACGTCGAGGCTTTGGTTGAGTACCTGCAGCTGCGGGGTGTTGGCGTCGTCGCGAACCTCACGGGTGTAAAACTGGGAGCCAACCATCACATCCAGAGGGGAGTTGGCCGGGCCAGCGGCGGTGAAGCGCATGGCGCTGCTGTACTCGCGGTCGGTACAGGCGGCGGTTTGTGTTTCGCAGTCGGTTACGTCACCGCTGTCTTTTTCGTAGTCTTCCAGCGCTTCGTCTTCGGCAAACAGGATGCCGCGAGCATCGGCGCTGAAGCTGCCGCTGTCGTCTTCATCGTCGATCCATGCCTGGGACGATGCGCTGCTGTAAGCACCCAAGCCCACCACGATTTCCATTTCCATGGCGCTGTCAGCGGGTACGTTGAATGTGCCTGCCTCGCCGGTGATATCCAGCTCGATCGCGCTGCTGCGGTTGCCGCCGAGATGGATGCCCGCGCCGCGGTCAGCGTAACCGCCAACCGCCATGCTTTCACTGTAGTAGCCGCCGGACGCCTGATCTGCGGCGCTGCTGTCGAGGGCAGGGGCGGCCTTGTCGTCCAGCTGCTGCTCGATAGTCGCCGACAGCTTGGCGCCGACCTGTTCGAGCAGTTGTTCGGTACTGGAGCTGCTGTTGATGGCTTGCTCCAGCTCTGCTTGCACCGCCGGGTCGTTGGCCATCTCCAGAACGGTTTCAATGATCTGGTCGACCTCTTCCAGCGTCAGCTCATCGAATTGTGCGGTGCGACTGGCGATCTGCTGAGTGACGAAGGTGGTCAACGGGTTGGCGAACAGGTCGTCGCGGGTAGTCGGCGTGGTGTAGCTGACGCCGCTGGGCAGGGGCACTTCGATATAGCTGTTGATACGCGAGCTGAAGGGGAGCTCAAGTATGTAGCCGTCACCTGCGCCATCGGCTTCGGCGGTGAACTCGTCGGCGCCGAGTTCGACCAGGCTACCGTCGGCCTCGATGGTGATGACACGGAAGGTGGAGGGGTCCAGGTCGTCAAAGGTGTCCGCGAGCGCCGGGGTGATGAGGAAATCGACAATCGCTTGGGCGATTCGCTCTTGGGCTGACAGGTTGATCGCCGTCACGGTGGTAGGCGTACCCACGGTAAGGGTGTAGCGCGTGGTTGTGGTGGTACCGCCACCGGTATTTCCGTCGCTACCGCCGCCTCCGCCGCCGCCGAGGCAGCCGGTTAGGGTCAAGGTCGAGGAGATGGCGAGGGCCAGTGGCCACTTTTTCAGGTTGTGCATGCAGAGAGTCCCTTAATGTACGTGATGGCACCGGCACTGTAGGGGGCTTTTGCTGCGTAGGTCGTACCTAAAATAAGGTATTTGCGGTGGGCGTACCCAGTTTTGGGTACGTGACCGGTTGTTGCCTTGTCAGTCTTTGAACGTGCCTTTGGGCAGGGTGATCAGCTGGGTGCCCGAGGCGATATCGTGCCAGCAGCGGGCTTGTCTGTCCCACAGCTGCCACAGGAAACCCAGGCCCAGACACAGCCAGGAGGCTTGTGCTACGGCCAGACGGATCAGTGCCTGACGCGAGGTAATGGAGCGGCCGTCGGGTTGTTGCAGGCGGATACGCCAGGCCTGCATGCCCAGGGTTTGGCCTTTCTTGGTCCAGAACCAGGTGTAGAAAGCCAGCGTGACCAGCAGCACGATCAGCGTCAGTACGGGGTCGCCGATATAGGCGCCTTGCTCTGCCTGCTGATGGGCCGCTGGCTCGCCGCTGATCAGGATGTGACTGCCCAGGTAGAGCAGGGTGGTCACCATCAGCGCTGCCAGCAGCAGAAACAGATCGTAGCCGGCCGAAAACAGGCGGCGGAAGATGCCGGTAGCCGGATAGTCACCGACCGGTTGCAGCTGCTTGACGGCCATCTGCTCAGCCCTGGCGGCGGGTAAGTGCGGTGCCCTGAAAGGATACCTCGCCGAGCCCCCCTGCCATCAGCGCGCGGATGTTGGCGTGGTCACTCCCCTGCGGGTTGTTCACTACGGCCTGGTAGTGTTCGGCAAAGCACTGCAGCGCCTGGGCGTCGCTCAGCCCCAGGTCCAGCGCCATTGCCAGTACCTTGCACGAGCCCTGGTTCTGCTCGGCGCTGTTGTGCACCGGGCCGTTATCAAAGGCCGTGGGCTGATGCTGGTAGTGGGCGTCAATAAACGCCAGGGTGTCGGCAAACAGATGCTGCGGGTTGCCCAGGCGGGCGATGAACTGCTCGGCGGTCATGCTTTGTCCTGTTTCTGCGCCTTGTCGAAGGCGGCTTGTTGTTCGGCTGTTGCCTCGGTCTGGTACTTCGCCTTCCACTCGGCGTAGGGCATGCCGTAGACCGCTTCGCGTGCCTCGTCCATGCTCAGTTCGATATCCATGTCATCGGCCGCTGCCTTGTACCATTTGGATAGGCAGTTCCGGCAGAAGCCGGCCAGGGTCATCAGCTCAATGTTCTGCACATCCTTGCGGTTGCGCAGGTGGCTGACCAGATTGCGGAAGGCGGCGGCTTCCAGTTCAAGACGCTCCTGCTTGGTCATGTATGGCTCCACGTTGGTCGGCTGGCTCAGGCGCGCGCGGGGCGCGCCCGTTCTGAGCGCAAGCATAAAACCCTGCCGGTCAATGTCAACGCCGGGCTAGTCGCGCTGGGCGCTAAGGGTAATAGAGACCGACTCGGCAAAGCGCAGGGCGTGTGGCTTGTCGACCTCCAGCTCGGCATAACGCACCTGATGGTGCTGCATGACGATGTCCAGCAGCTCCTGGGTCAAGCGCTCCAGCAGGGCAAAGCGGTTGCCTTCCACATGCGCAATCAGCGCCTTGGTGATGGTGCGGTAGTTGAGCGCCTGCTCAATCTGGTTGCCGCTTACTGCGTCGGCGGCGGGATAGAGGATAACAGCGTTGATCAGAATATCCTGCTGGTTGAGGATTTCCTCTTCCTTGATGCCGATATAGGTCCGCAGGCGCAGGTTTTTGATGCGGATGCGCGCCAAGCCAGGCGTCAGTTGCTGCATGTCACTTGCCTCGGCTGATTAGCTGGAGGAATTCCTGGCGGGTGTTGAACGATTCGCGGAAGTCTCCCAGCATGACTGAGCTCATCATTTCCGAGTTTTGCTTCTCCACGCCGCGCATCATCATGCACATGTGTTTGGCCTCGACCACCACCGCCACACCGCGGGCGTTGGTCACTTGCTGCACGGCTTCGGCAATTTGCCGCGTCAGGTTTTCCTGAATCTGCAGACGGCGGGCGAACATGTCGACAATACGCGCCACCTTTGACAGGCCGATCACCTTGCCAGTCGGAATATAGGCGACATGCGCCTTGCCGATGAACGGCAGCAGGTGGTGCTCGCACAGCGAGTAGAGCTCAATGTCGCGCACGATCACCATTTCGTCGTTGTCCGACTCAAACAGGGCGCCGTTGACGATCTCATCCAGCGACTGGGTGTAACCACGGCAGAGAAACTGCATGGCCTTGGCCGCGCGCTTGGGCGTGCCCTTGAGGCCCTCACGCTCGGGCTGCTCGCCCAGGTTGCTGAGGATGTCGTGATAGTTACTGGTCAGTTTTTCCAGGCTCATGGCATTGTCTCGTTGGCTTACTTGAGGTGCCGGCCGCCGTTCAATGGCAGGCAGCTTCCGGTGATATAGGGGTTGTCCATCAGGTAGCGAATGGACTGATAGACGACTTGCGGGCCGGGCTCCATGCCCAGCGCCGACTTGTCGAGTGCGCGAGCGCGGTAGGCGGCGTCGTCCTCGGGGTTGAACATGATCAGCGCCGGAGCGATGGCGTTGACCTTGATGTGTGGCGCCAGCTGCGCGGCAAAGGAACGTGACAGCGCCTCAAGGCCAGCCTTGCTGGCGCAGTAGCCAATGTGTTTGGCGCTGCCCTTGCGGGTGACATCGTCGCTCAGGTGGATGATGTCGGCTGGCTCACCCGCCGGAAACAGGTCGCTACACTGCTGGTTGATCAGGTAAGGCGCCTGCATATGCACCATAAACATCTGTTGCAATGCGTCGGCGCCGCCGCTGTCATCCAGCCAGAGCGAGGCATTGTGAATGATGGCGCGCAGCGCTGGCGCGCGGCTTTTCAGGTCGCGAATGAACTGCTCGATACCCTCGACGGTTGAAAAATCCGCCAGCATTGGTTCAATGCCAGGGGCGAGCGGCTGTTGTTGCCAGGCTTGGCGCACGTGTCGACAGGTAATCAGGACCTGGAAGCCATCGGCGGCCAGGCGCTCGGCACAGTACAAACCGACGCGCTGTGCACCCCCGGTGATGACGATGGTGCGCTCGCGCCGCTCGCTGTGCTCTGTGCCCTGCTTGACTGCCTGCATGCTGTGTTTCGTTGAAATGCCGTTGGCTGGAGTTGAAAAGGCGCAATGTTAGCACGCCGCACCTGAGTTGCTGTCGTCACTAATGTATAACATTGCTGTACACTGTACAGGTTTTTAGTTTTGGCTGCGGCCTGCTACGGATCCTGATCATGAACCTAACCCCTGAGGCGGCGCGTCAGACGCTGTACCCAATTCGCGAGGTGGCGCGCCTGACAGGCGTGAATCCCATAACCCTGCGCGCCTGGGAGCGTCGTTACGGCCTGCTGGTACCCCACCGCACGGATGGCGGACATCGGTTGTATTCGTTGCAGGATATTGAGCGTGTACGCAGCGTTACCCAGTGGATCGCGCGCGGGGTGCCGGTCAGCAAGGTCGCGGGCATCCTGGATCGCGGCGATGTCGACACGCCCGAGATGGTGCTTGATGACGAGGCTTTCTCGCGCTATGACTTCTGGCTGCAACGCCTGGATCAGGCTCTGCTGCAAGGTGATCCGCTACTGCTGGAGCGGCTGTACACCCAGCTGATGACGGAAGTGCCCCTGGTTACCGCACTGGTCTCGATTGTGCGCCCCTTGCAGCGGCGGCAGAGCGTCTCGTCTGCCTCGGCGGCGCTGCTTGACAGCTTTCTGCGCGCCCGCCTGGCTCAGCGAGCAGGACACCTGGAGCCCGGGCAGGACACCGTGCTGCTGATCAACTTGCAGGGGCGTGAGGCCGAGTTGGGTTTGCTGATGGTCGCCGTCTTGCTGCGCGAAGTCGGCGTTAATCTGCTGGTGCTTGGAGAGGCCCCTGATTTGGGCACGTTGCTGCCACTGGTTGAGAACAGCGCCGCGGCCGCGCTAGTGTTGTTCAGTGAGCAGTCGCTGGAGCGCCGGCTGTTGACCCAGTCGCTGCCGCGCTTGAATCAGGGCGTGGCCTGCCCGGTCGCCATGGCGGGCAGTTGCTGCGCACTGCAGGAAGGCGAGTTCGCCGAGCTGGGTGTATCTCGACTTGGCGAGGCCGGCCAGGCCCTGATGGACCGCGCCCGTCAGATGCTGACGGGTCGCTTCGACGCCTGAAGCCCTCTTTGACTACTCCGCTGGCCGGGCATTACGCAGGGCGGCCAATTCGTCTTCCAGAGCCAGCGCCCGCTGGCGCGCTTCGACCTCAGCGGTAACGTCTTTCTGAATGCCGATAAAATAAGTCAGCTGGTCTGCCTCGTTCAGGACCGGGGTGACCGATAGCTCGTTCCAGAACAGGCTGCCGTCCTTGCGGTAGTTGCGCAGGGTTACGCGGCAGGGCTGGCGCTGTTTGATGGCATCGCGCAGCTGCTGTACGGCGTCCTGATCGCGGTCGTCGGCCTGCAGAAAGCGGCAGTCCTGGTAGAGGATTTCCTCTGCCGTGTAGCCGGTCAGCGACTCGAACGCGGGGTTCACGTAAATCAGGATGTTGTCGTCGCCTTCCTGTTCGGCGACCACGATGCCATCGTTGGAGGCATTGACGACGAGTTGCAGTAGCTTGGCGTTGATCATTCGGCACCCGCGCAATGGATTTTGGCCACATTCTATAGTAGCGCCGCCCACTGTCCAGCAATCAGGCGGCCTTGTGCGCTGCATTGCGGCATAATGGCCGGCCAGTTCAATGACAGTTGGGGGGTAGCATGCATCTGGTAATCATCAGCGGGTCGGTATTTGGTACAGCGGACCTGGTTGCCGACGAGGCGCAAACGCTGTGTCAGGCGGCGGGGTTGCAGGTGTCGCGCTTGCGCCCGTTGGAACTCGACGGCCTCCTGGCGCTGGCGCCAGAGGCGTTGCTGGTGTGCTGCTCGACCACCGGTATGGGGGAGCTACCCGACGCTCTGGCGCCGCTGTTTCACAGCATGCGCGACCGTTTTCCACTGTTTACTGGCGTGCCTTTTGGGGTGATCGCGCTGGGAGATTCCGCATACGGCGATACCTTCTGCCAGGGCGGCGAGCAGATGCGTGAGTTGCTGCTGGAGCTGCAGGGGCGTGAGGCGCAGCCCATGCTGCGGCTCGATGCCAGCGAGACCGTGACGCCAGACACCGACGCCGAGCCCTGGCTGCAGGACTTTATTGCTGCCCTGCGCGGCTAATCGCGCGGCAGCGGGGCGCCGCTGGCCAGTTGGGTCAGGGCGTCCTCATCCAGCAGTAGAATCTGCCCGTACTGAATCTGCAGCCAGCCCAACGCTTCGAGCTGCTTGAGCAGCTTGTTGATACTCTGCCGGGAGCTGTTGAGCATTTGTCCGAGGGACTCCTGTGATAGTTGCACACAGGGCCGGCGGCCATCGTCGTCGGTTTGGCCATAGTTGTGCGCGTGCATCAGCAGGCGTTTGGCCAAACGCGAAGACAGGGGCAGCAGGGCGCTGTCTTCAAGCATGACAAAGGAGATGCGAATGCGCCGGCACAGCAGGCGCATGAACAGCGGGTATAACTCGGGGCGGCGCTCAAGCATTTGCTGAAAGCCGGTGCGCGGAATCATCAGCAGCTCGGTGGGCCCGCTGGCGACGGTGTCGTGGGAGCGCGGCAGCCCGTCAAACAGGGATATTTCGCCAAACCAGCTGCCGGGGCTGAGGATCGCCAGCACCGCTTCGCGTCCGTCCTGGCCGATGTTGCTGATACGTGCGCTGCCGCTGATGACGCCGTACAGGCCATCGGGCTGATCGTCCTTGGCGTAGACAAACTCACCATCATGTAAAGAGCGCACGCGCGCCAGGGCCAGCATCTCTTCGAGCACATCCTGTGGCAATTCGCCGAACCAGCGGTTCTTCTGCAGCAGTTTGGCCAGCATTGGGTTGTTGCCCATCTCGGACACTGTAATTTGTTTGACAGTCCGCTTTGCCGTCACGGTCTAGACTCCCCTTATACTGAACGCTCCACAGTATGACGCAGTGCAGTGGAGATGTCCTGTAGCGTCAGCGGCCCCAACGGGCCAATTACATTATTCCAACAATAGAGGGTTACCCCATGAACGCTGTACATTCTCTGCCTGAAGTTAGCCTGAAGAACAAGGTCAGCGCCGAAGAGTGGCAAGTGCGTGTCGAGCTGGCCGCAGCCTACCGCCTGATTGCCATGTACGGCTGGGACGATCTGGTCTTCACCCACATCTCCGCCAAGATTCCGGGTACCGAGCACTTCCTGATCAACCCTTACGGTTTGATGTTCGAAGAAGTGACCGCGTCCAGTCTGGTCAAGATCGACCTGCAGGGCAACAAGGTTGAAGAGTCCCCGTACAACGTCAACCCGGCCGGTTTCACCATCCACAGCGCGATCCATGAAGTACGCCACGATGCCAACTGCGTACTGCACACGCACACCGCTGCCGGTATCGCTGTCTCCATCCAGAAAGAAGGCATTCTGCCGATTTCCCAGCAGTCGATCTTCGTTCTGAGCAGCCTGGCCTATCACCACTACGAAGGTGTTGCGCTGAACGAGGAAGAGAAGCCGCGTCTGCAGGCTGATCTGGGTAGCGCCAACTATCTGATGCTGCATAACCACGGCCTGCTGACCTGCGGCAAATCGGTTGCTGATGCGTTCCTGAACATGTACATCATGCAGCGCTGCTGTGAAATCCAGGTACGCGCGCAGGCGCAGAACGCCGAGCTGATTCCGGTTGCCCAATCCGTTCTGGACGGTGCAGCAGCCAGCACCAAGAAAGCCACCAACGGCGCGGGTGCCAACATCGCCTGGCCGGCACTGCTGCGCAAGTTGGATCGCGTCAATCCGGGCTACGACGCCTGAGGCGTGGGCACATCCGGCATTCCCCTGGACGACTGGCTCGCCCAGGGGCGGGTGTTCAGCTATCGCGGGCACCAGATTCGCTGGTGGGAAGCAGGGGCGGGTGAGCCGCTTCTGCTGATCCACGGTTTTCCATCCGGCTCGTGGGATTGGCATTACCTCTGGGAGGCTCTGGCCGGGCGTTACCGCGTGATCGCGCTGGACATGATCGGTTTTGCCTTCTCCGACAAGCCCAGGCAATACCCCTATGACTTGCTGGATCAGGCTGATCTGCAGCAGGCGTTGATGACTCATTT contains:
- a CDS encoding sensor histidine kinase; protein product: MLKETPPFSVLSAGLAIALLLFFLALHVASGQPWLGFTAVPSSEGVRITRVDSDGPVAGQLQDGEVLLALRSSAGTLALESWDAVAEPDDAREFAVYNRFFARHAQLWEILHGHGVQLRVQPIAVDSGPPAAARWVSVQPEAARGLTQLPMLFWYQVVCGLAILLMGVAAWAFVQTERGPLLYALAGLAIAVAIIASAVYTTRELTLAPEWFLLLSRANQAGAMLFAGTGTALFWYYPLRLGRFPFEHFMLPVVLATLAANWLQWWPNLDFAARYPLLAWFAVDILFACIQWRCTRYEPVARARLKWLLAAWFAGAFGYLLLVIFPQVVGHASVAHQTHAWAFFVLTYLGIALGIVRYRLFDLDRWILLAWFWFAFGVLFIVLDAFLILLLDLETSMGLLISLAVVGWVYLPIRQAFLLWLSPDNPRGALHQRLPHILQQAFEYQRPIAAQWRNALQEIYDPLRIEASAETVSQPQIRDNGLRLAVPAVADGAAQVLSYANGGRRLFDRKDLVFCQQALTLFSYAQQYHHSYQTGVISERQRVARDLHDDVGARLLSVVYRAQGSDELQQLARDCLRELREVIQGLQKGGVQLQQSYARWQAEARERCRLFGLELDMQLDPDARTWQLSPRIERNLSRILREAFSNTFKHAQASGVQVRLTLADECVVLEYQDDGEGLLADRLEGDGAGLSGMRQRCEELGGEIVWWTPLQGGLAIRCEIPLGGGQQT
- a CDS encoding DUF1244 domain-containing protein, which codes for MTKQERLELEAAAFRNLVSHLRNRKDVQNIELMTLAGFCRNCLSKWYKAAADDMDIELSMDEAREAVYGMPYAEWKAKYQTEATAEQQAAFDKAQKQDKA
- a CDS encoding RDD family protein, with product MAVKQLQPVGDYPATGIFRRLFSAGYDLFLLLAALMVTTLLYLGSHILISGEPAAHQQAEQGAYIGDPVLTLIVLLVTLAFYTWFWTKKGQTLGMQAWRIRLQQPDGRSITSRQALIRLAVAQASWLCLGLGFLWQLWDRQARCWHDIASGTQLITLPKGTFKD
- a CDS encoding HopJ type III effector protein; amino-acid sequence: MTAEQFIARLGNPQHLFADTLAFIDAHYQHQPTAFDNGPVHNSAEQNQGSCKVLAMALDLGLSDAQALQCFAEHYQAVVNNPQGSDHANIRALMAGGLGEVSFQGTALTRRQG
- the folX gene encoding dihydroneopterin triphosphate 2'-epimerase — translated: MQQLTPGLARIRIKNLRLRTYIGIKEEEILNQQDILINAVILYPAADAVSGNQIEQALNYRTITKALIAHVEGNRFALLERLTQELLDIVMQHHQVRYAELEVDKPHALRFAESVSITLSAQRD
- a CDS encoding response regulator transcription factor gives rise to the protein MKHILILEDLKDAQHWLAAATQRAWPEAEIVFCATLRSACKALDEGAPQLCLVDLQLPDGSGVDFIRQCRQQHPDAQLVVATMYDDDLHLFPALQAGANGYLLKEDPQEQIASALLGIVKGVPPLSPQIAQRMLGYFQQVPLEVAEEARKRDLPEADSAGLLSAREQEFLLVIGNGYKTAEAAEMLGVSYHTAAKHIKNIYAKLGISSRAQAVQEAIRLGLIN
- the folE gene encoding GTP cyclohydrolase I FolE, translating into MSLEKLTSNYHDILSNLGEQPEREGLKGTPKRAAKAMQFLCRGYTQSLDEIVNGALFESDNDEMVIVRDIELYSLCEHHLLPFIGKAHVAYIPTGKVIGLSKVARIVDMFARRLQIQENLTRQIAEAVQQVTNARGVAVVVEAKHMCMMMRGVEKQNSEMMSSVMLGDFRESFNTRQEFLQLISRGK
- the lptG gene encoding LPS export ABC transporter permease LptG, yielding MRRLDRHIGSAVLLGILAVLAVILGLDLLFSYINELDDVEGGYGPLQALVYTLLSLPGRVHELLPLAALVGCLVGLGTLASNSELTIMRASGVSITRITLAVMKPLLLLMLLGVGIGEYIAPYTANLAESRKAIAEGSDEALKSKGLWHREGNDFLHINAVQPNGVLYGITRYRFDDQRRLLEASFASRAAVQQDDWLMEDVRSTHFADTGESSVTVNLQERWDVHLSPELLQVVLLEADALPLTGIWRYQTYLAEQGLNNQSYWLAFWKKLFQPLATAVLVFVAVSFIFGPLRSVTMGQRLFTGVLVGFVFQIVQDLLGPSSLVFGFSPLIAVLLPIVLLLVLGAWLMRRAG